From Piliocolobus tephrosceles isolate RC106 chromosome 16, ASM277652v3, whole genome shotgun sequence, the proteins below share one genomic window:
- the KCNJ2 gene encoding inward rectifier potassium channel 2, with the protein MGSVRTNRYSIVSSEEDGMKLATMAVANGFGNGKSKVHTRQQCRSRFVKKDGHCNVQFINVGEKGQRYLADIFTTCVDIRWRWMLVIFCLAFVLSWLFFGCVFWLIALLHGDLDASKEGKACVSEVNSFTAAFLFSIETQTTIGYGFRCVTDECPIAVFMVVFQSIVGCIIDAFIIGAVMAKMAKPKKRNETLVFSHNAVIAMRDGKLCLMWRVGNLRKSHLVEAHVRAQLLKSRITSEGEYIPLDQIDINVGFDSGIDRIFLVSPITIVHEIDEDSPLYDLSKQDIDNADFEIVVILEGMVEATAMTTQCRSSYLANEILWGHRYEPVLFEEKHYYKVDYSRFHKTYEVPNTPLCSARDLAEKKYILSNANSFCYENEVALTSKEEDDSENGVPESTSTDTPPDIDLHNQASVPLEPRPLRRESEI; encoded by the coding sequence ATGGGCAGTGTGCGAACCAACCGCTACAGCATTGTCTCTTCAGAAGAAGACGGTATGAAGTTGGCCACCATGGCAGTTGCAAATGGCTTTGGGAACGGGAAGAGTAAAGTCCACACCCGACAACAGTGCAGGAGCCGCTTTGTGAAGAAAGATGGTCACTGTAACGTTCAGTTCATCAACGTGGGTGAGAAGGGGCAACGGTACCTCGCAGACATCTTCACCACGTGTGTGGACATTCGCTGGCGGTGGATGCTGGTTATCTTCTGCCTGGCTTTCGTCCTGTCGTGGCTGTTTTTTGGCTGTGTGTTTTGGTTGATAGCTCTGCTCCATGGGGACCTGGATGCATCCAAAGAGGGCAAAGCTTGTGTGTCTGAGGTCAACAGCTTCACGGCTGCCTTCCTCTTCTCCATTGAGACCCAGACAACTATAGGCTATGGTTTCAGGTGTGTCACGGATGAATGCCCAATTGCTGTTTTCATGGTGGTGTTCCAGTCAATCGTGGGCTGCATCATTGATGCTTTCATCATTGGTGCAGTCATGGCCAAGATGGCAAAGCCAAAGAAGAGAAACGAGACTCTCGTCTTCAGTCACAATGCTGTGATTGCCATGAGAGATGGCAAGCTGTGTTTGATGTGGCGAGTGGGCAATCTTCGGAAAAGCCACTTGGTGGAAGCTCATGTCCGAGCACAGCTCCTCAAATCCAGAATCACTTCTGAAGGGGAGTATATCCCTCTGGATCAAATAGACATCAATGTTGGGTTTGACAGTGGAATCGATCGTATATTTCTGGTGTCCCCGATCACTATAGTCCATGAAATAGACGAAGACAGTCCTTTATATGATTTGAGTAAACAGGACATTGACAACGCAGACTTTGAAATCGTGGTCATACTGGAAGGCATGGTGGAAGCCACTGCCATGACGACACAGTGCCGTAGCTCTTATCTAGCAAATGAAATCCTGTGGGGCCACCGCTATGAGCCTGTGCTCTTTGAAGAGAAGCACTACTACAAAGTGGACTATTCCAGGTTCCACAAAACTTACGAAGTCCCCAACACTCCCCTTTGTAGTGCAAGAGACTtagcagaaaagaaatatatcCTCTCAAATGCAAATTCATTTTGCTATGAAAATGAAGTTGCCCTCACAAGCAAAGAGGAAGATGACAGTGAAAATGGAGTTCCAGAAAGCACTAGTACGGACACGCCCCCTGACATAGACCTTCACAACCAGGCAAGTGTACCTCTAGAGCCCAGGCCCTTACGGCGAGAGTCGGAGATATGA